The nucleotide sequence CAATAACCAAAAAGGTTATTGTGACTCAAAAAGATTTAGGAAAATAGGGTTATACCTAACTATGCTAGATACTTTATGTTTGTAAATATTTCTATTTTTTGTCAATTGACCAAATATTTTACAGATTAATTAAAACACCTCTATTCCAAAAGCACCTAAAATCATCATAATTCATAAAATGTGTAATCAAACTATTTATTTTCGTTATGTTTCAATCACAACAATAGAATTGACTTAGAAAGCCACCACATAATATCCTTAATCAGTTTATCATGCATTTATTCAACTCTTCACGATAACAGATCATCATCTAGAACACAATGGTTTTATTCCTCTTGCCATTTATAAAAAGAAAAACAATATACCTTATGTATTAAGATACATTGTTTTTCTACTACTTATCACCTCAACAGTCATCCAAGCATGGACATTGAACAACTAATGCACACCATTCCTATCAAACAAAATGAAGAAAAGACTATATCACCATATTAATGGCGGTGGGTGCGAAAATGAGCCCCGGACTTTATGTCAAGTGTTCTGATCTCCAAAACATTTTGAGCTGGAGGGATTATTTCCCAGTTACAAACCTTAATTAAAAAGCAAGCCCCTCTAAAATTCAAGGGAAAGAAACCAAAAATGCCAGCTGTTTACAGTAGTTTAAAACTGCAAACAGCTGGCACCAATACAAGCAGATTATTTTCAGTTCAATTATTCTGGCTTATTGTCCTCCGTAATCCCCTTCCAGTTATCTGTTCTAAAAGGAGAAGCCAAAAGTCCATCACTATTGACCAAATTTATCTCCATGGGATTATTCGCCCATCCATAGCGGACAGCCACAGGATCTTCCACCTTGTCACTCCAAACTATCACCTTTTCGCCTGAGATATAGGCCTGGGCCCAAACAAACTCTTTATCTTCCCCTGCAATGGCAAAGCCCTTCACATAAGCATATTTACTACTATCCTGTGTAGAAAGCCCTCTTCCTATATGAGAGAAGCTAAGTACCATTTGCTTTCCTTGCTTTTCCAACTTTTCAAAAACCGGCCCAGAAGGCAGGACATCTTTCCCATAAGCCACATTCAATGCAGTATGCGCCAAACGTATCCCTACGTCTTTTTTATTTCTGGGATGAATATCAAAGGCTTCACCAATATCCGTAATGACAGCCTGCCCAGTTTTAGGTAGGGCCAGTGTCATATTCTGAGCTTCCCTTAACTCTGCCCATTCGCTTTCAGAAGGTTTTTCATCGATCGCCATAAAACTGGCCAATTGCACCCATAAAAAAGCAAAATCATCTTCCCATTGAGCTCTCCAATCTTTAATCATATTAGGAAACAGCTTCCGATACCGATAAGCTTCCCCGGCATTATTTTCTCCTTGGTACCAAATCACCCCTTTTATTCCAAACCCTACCAAAGGATGGATCATGCCATTGTATAATAATGAGGCAAATGAGTTTGGTCCAGTTCCCCATTTAGAAAAGCCATATCCTGAGCTGGTTACCGAGGGCTTATAATCCCATTCTCCTGCCAATGGATACTTTTTATCTCCAACTTTCAGATAGACATCTTCTGGTTTCCCATTGATGCCTCCGACGGAAGTATTGTCTTTCACACTCACCATGATGGTATTTTCACCTGCTTTTAAAATGTCAGGAGCAATTTTATAATTTCTATTGGCCATCCAAAAATCAGTCGCTCCCACTTTTGTTCCGTTTACCCATGTGATATCTGCATCATCTATCGGCCCAAGATTGAGCTCTCCGGACATTCCTTCTACCCCTTTTGGTAATGTCACTTTCTTACGAAACCAAATGATCCCATCCTCATCTTCATATTCACCATCCCAACTTTTAGGAACCATCATTTTTTTCCAACCTTTCAGCTTAGTGTCCGAATCATACCATTTCTTTTTTATGGCCGGATCGTTTTCAAGCGATTGCTTAAACTGATCGAGATCTTCCGTAGAATAACCCAATGTTTTTTCGACTGATTGCCCCGCATATTTTGCATATTCCTCATTGTTCATTGATGCTTCCCAGCTTGTCCAAGTTTCTATATCAGTCCCTCCCCAGGAAGAGTTGATTAAGCCAATTGGAACATCCAAATCAGCCTGTAACTTTTTACCAAAGAAATACCCTACCGCTGAGAAGTTGGCTGTAGTCGATGGTCCGCATTCTTGCCAACTACTTTCTTCTATATCATATGTCTCGCTTGTTTGAATGGTTTTAGGCACATTCAACAACCTAATATTTGAATTTTTCGATTGCTGAATTTCCTCTTTCCCTGTCAGATCACCATTTAAGCCAAACTCCATATTGGACTGCCCACTACATAGCCACACATCCCCGATCAATATATTTTTGAGTACAATATTGTTTTCATTGCCTTCGATGGACATTTCAAAAGGCCCTCCATAGGCCATGGCTGGCAAGGAAACACGCCACATCCCACCCTTACCAGCAACTACTTGCCGCTCTTCACCATTGAACCGAACAGTCACCTTCTCTTTGGGACTGGACTTTCCCCATATTTTTATGACTTTATCGCGCTGTAACACCATATTGTCCGAAAAGAAATGGGGTAAACTGACCTTTGCATGTGCAAGCATCGAAACAAATAAAAATCCGATGATCATTAAGGGTTTAAGGTAATTTTTCATGATAAGATTAATTAATGCTTTACTTATTTTATAAAAATCATTTCACTTTATCTGCAGAAGTAACTTTTGACTAGAAGCCTAATAGTAGGGTTAAAAGGCTACCGAAAGCTGATTTTCTTCTTCTTGACCATATTGTTTAAGCAACAAGTCTACTCCTCCTTCCAAAAGCTCCTGATCTGCTTCAAAAGAAATCTTTCGCTCTTCTCCAGGCATCAGCGTAAAATAATTTTCGGACATGATCACTGGTAATACCCGTTCCCTACTGATGCTATTCTCCAATCTCAATCGGTTTCCAAAAGCTACCGTTTTGGAATTATTTCTAATAGAAACCCAAAACTTCGTTCCTTTTCTTTCCACCAACTTACACATTAGGTCAGCTGAAGGCAAAGTATTTAACCCAGTATAATCAAGATCATTCAATCCATTCCTCCAATAGAAGTTCTCAGACAATTTATTCCCTTGGGCATCGGCAAGTTCCAACTTAATAAAATGAAGCGGTGTAAAATCATTTTTCCTATCTTGCTCCCCATAGACTTCTATTTCATAAAGAGAATAACCAAATTCTGTAGCCCTTTTGATACCCTTTACACTCACATATCGTGCTTTTTGGGGCTCCAAAGAGATATTTTCCGTTCCACCTATTCCATTATTCGTTTTGTAAACTGTTTCCCAACTGATCGCATCATTGGAAACCTGTATCTCATAGGCTTTGGCATAAGCTTTCTCCCATTTCAATACCACATTTTCTATCAGCTTTTCTTTACCAAGGTCCACATACATCCACTGTTCATCACTATAAGCACTTTCCCACCGGCTGCCTGCACCACCATCCACTGCCAAAGACACGGTTTCATTCCCTGAAGAAGCCACCGCTTTTTTCCCATTAGCAATATTTCCTGGATTGAAATTAAGCTTAAAGGCTTCGGCTATATTACTGGACAAAACATCCACCCGGGCTTCTTTTCCAAATTCTGGCAACACCTTTCCTTGAAGATTATAAATAGTCGCTTTAGCTGTTGCACCCATAAGGTCTTTTGAAGTTGTATTAATAGCTTTGACACTATTGCTGGAAGAATTCCACTGGATATGCAATGGTTCACTGGCCATTTTTGCACCCCAATAGGCACCCGTAGCATCATAGTAATAATCATAGGTTTGCCACACAAAGGAAGGATAAGCCGACTGACTCATCCAAATCAGAAGACCTGAGGCATCGTGCCACATTTTATCGTTCCAAGCCTCATACATCCCCTTCATCACCTCAATATTTAGATACTGCGCTTTTTCCGCAAATTCTTCCAAACTGGAAGATATCCCAAACTGCTGGTTAACTGCTGTTTTATAATTGACCGGATTGGCATTGGAGGCTTCCTTACCAAAGAAATGCTTATTCCATACATTATCATCATCTTCTTTTAGTTGTTCATCAGTAGGCAACGGCCAAAGCTGGTCCTCGGGGATAAAAAGTTGGATGCTTTCATAATTGGGAAAAGTGGCGGTACCGATTTCAGTTCTGAGTCCATAGCCACGATCTGAACCATAGGGATATGGAGGATCGTTCCAAGCCAAATTACTGCCAGAAGTTTCGAAATGATGCTTAGGCGGTTGATTTCCCCACCAACCACTTCCAGAAAGCCCGTCTTGATTGGAACTGGACTTATACATCCTATCATTGTGGTCCTCCTGAGCCACTATAGCCCTTAGGTAATTATCCAATTCAGGCTTGGGATGAGTTTCATTGGCACCACACCACAGGGCAATACTTGGGTGATTTCTTAGCCGCTTTACTTTGTCCAATGCATTTGCTTTAAAATCCTCATCATTGGCCACATCGTTATAAGCTACATATAACCAAAAATCATCCCACACCATGATCCCATGCTTGTCGCAATAGTCGTAGAATTCATCATCCGTTACACACCCCGTCCATAAACGAATCATATTATAGTTCATATCCTTGTGCAGCTTGATCTTGGTTTCATACTCTTCTCCATGACAGCGCAACAAATATTCACTCATCCCCCAGTTTCCTCCTTTGAGAAACAGCTTTTGCCCATTAATATAGAAGGTCATCACAGGCCATCCTGCGGCATTTTTCTCAAACCTATAGTCATAGTCCTTTATCCCAAAAGTAATTTCTTTCTGATCGGAAATAACACCATCGACACTACAGGTCAACTCGCAAGTATAAAGATTGGGCTCACCATATCCATTTGGCCACCACAGTTGGGGATCCTTAATAATTAATTCTGAAAAGTCCTTTTTATCAATATAGATTTTCGAAGTAGCCCCAGGTTCCAAGGTGATGTTCTTAGAGAATTTAATATTCCCAGGTTGAATGACACCTGAAATTTTGGCTTCCATTTTAGAAGATGAGGCATTTTTCAGTGCCGAGGAAATAAAAAGATAGGCTACTTCATTGGACTCCAGCTGTGACCTGATCCAAGGATCTTCCATGGTCACATCACCGGCTATATTAAGATAGACATCTCCGGTAATACCTGCCAATCTTCCTGGAACATATGGCATCCAATCCCATCCAGCAGCCGACAGATAGGTAGGACTGGCTGTTACGCCAAATCCTTCTTTGGACTCCCGACTCTTTTTCTGATCAGCATCAGTAATCAATACAGCAATAGCATTTCTCCCGGTCCTATTCACCAAATCAGTCACATCATATTTGGTCCGTAGCATTTGACCACTGACATCTTTGGTAGATACCTGGTTTCCTGACAGTTTCATGCCATTAAAATAAAAATCTGCATATCTATTGGTATTATCAAAATGCAACCAAACCCGTTTCCCTTCTTGATAATCCTCCGGAAGGTTGAATTCCGTCCGATACCAAAAAGGACGGTTGTAGAATGCTTCATCCACTTGGTAAATATTATCAGAAAAATTGGGATCTTTTTCCAAACCGGCATCAACATATGCGGTAAAAATAACTCCAGGAACCAAGCCCTTTACATAATCCGCCATGCTATGCCCCGGAAGAGACAATTCAAATCCAGAGGCTGCCACCTCATCTTGAGGTTTAATTTCCCACTCTATTTGTGGGTTGACACTATTTAAGGACATCCTTAAGGTTTGGGCATAGGTACCATAGTAGCACAACAAAGTACTACACAGCCACCACGTGAATTTCAGCTTATTCATTATTGTTAATTTGGTATTTATAGGTTTATTGGTTTTCTCTTATTCAATTATTTCAATCCCACTTACTCCTGCTTTGAACATAAGTTAAACGTTTTAGCTATTTGCTAAAAAATCATCAATCTTCACTGTTCTACCTATCATAACTTGATCTCCATTCCTTAAATCACACTAAAACTAATCCCAACCTCTTCTAGTCTTTTACATAGCATCCACATTCAAAAAAGCATTGTAAATACTTAAATCCCTGTAATTATTAAAAGATGGCATCATTTACTTATTCATCTATCACATCGTTCATTATTACCATCTTACATTAGTTTTCACTTTAAGATACTTCAGTAACGAACGATTAGATTAAACGTTTTAGCAATGTAATAAAAAGATTTGAAAATTTAATTTTAGGAAAATAAATAATACTAATCATCTGACTTTTGGACTCTTGGGTATTTGACAATGAGCACAAATCCAAGCCTCAAATTAAGCCTGTCTTTATACCTAAATCATCATTTCACCAGTTTTCGCTCCAAATCCTCCAATGATACTCCCTTGGTTTCAGGCATGATAAAATGAGTAAACAAAAGCTGCAAGACCATAAAGCCTGCGAATAAAACAAAGACTATCCAAGGAGCAAAAGAGTTGATCAGTACAGCTCCGAAAAGAGCAATAATGGCGGCAAACACATTTAATAAGCCTGATCCCCATGCCTGCCCAAACGATCGAATCTCATTTGGGAAAATTTCAGACAAGAATACCCAAATGACCGCTCCCTGACCAACAGCGTGTGAGGCAATAAATAGGAGCATGAATATCAATTTAAACATGGCCGGCATAGAAAAGTAGAAACCATATGCGATACAGAACAGACTAATGATATAGCCCACTGAACCAATGTACATCAGTAGCTTCCTTCCTGCCCTATCGATTAAATAAATCCCCACAAATGTAAAAATCAAATTGACCAGCCCTACCGAAACAGAACTGAGGAGTGAATCAGAAGTGGCCAGTCCTGCCTTTTCTAAGATTTCTGGAGCGTAGAACAAGACAAAACTGATACCCGAAAATTGATTAAAAAAAGCCATCAAAAAGGATATCATCAATATTTGTCGGTATTTTCCTGAAAACAAACGTACAGTGCTTGGTTTATTGCTTTCGGTACGCAAAAGCATTTGAGCAAAAGCCTGTTCGGCCTCGCTTTTGGACATAGACAAAGTCAAAACCCGTCTACCTTCCTCATATCTATTCCGACTGACAATCAACCACCTAGGACTCTCAGGGACAAAAGGTATAAAAACAGTAAATAACAATGCAGGAACCAATTCGATTCCCAACATCCAGCGCCAATCATCTTCTCCTCCTGTTCCATCCAATAGGTAATTGGATAAGAAAGCCATCAAAATCCCAAAAACAATATTAAACTGAAAGAGCATCCCCAACTTCCCTCTGTCCCGGGCTGTCGCAATCTCTGAAATATAGGCAGGCGCAGCGATAGATCCTACTCCGGCTCCCAGACCTCCTACAAACCGAAAAAAAGAAAATGAATACGGATCATTTACCAGAGCAGAACCAATGGCCGAAACCGTAAAAAAAACACCAACCCAAAGCACGGTGGACTTTCTCCCCAGCCTTTCGGTGGGATATCCACCTAACAAAGCTCCCACAACAGTTCCCCAAAGCGAAATGGAAATAATGAAAGTACCATGAAACCAATCCGAACTTTCCCAAAGGCTTTTCAAGGGAAGATTTACTCCAGAAATAACCACAGAATCAAAACCAAAGAGAAAGCCTACCGTCGACACAATAAATGCGTAACGCAACAACTTATTTTTCATGGGGCAAAATAAAGGTTCGTGTCCCCAATTTTATACTAAGATTTATCTTTTGCAACTTTTTCTGTCGAACCTCGCAAAATCAAGGTGGTAGCCAAGGAAACCATGCGGTTCACCTTTTGCTTATCATCCTGTCTCAACCTATCCAATAAGGTGTCAATAGCTGTCTGGGAAATCTCTTCTATGGGCTGTGCAATAGCTGAAATTCCTGGCTTGTAGATCCTAAAAAGATCATGATCATCAAATGACACAATGGCTAAGTCTTCAGGAATTTTCAGTCCCAATTCCCCAATTGCCTCCAGGCCACTTATTCCTAAATAAT is from Echinicola marina and encodes:
- a CDS encoding sialate O-acetylesterase: MKNYLKPLMIIGFLFVSMLAHAKVSLPHFFSDNMVLQRDKVIKIWGKSSPKEKVTVRFNGEERQVVAGKGGMWRVSLPAMAYGGPFEMSIEGNENNIVLKNILIGDVWLCSGQSNMEFGLNGDLTGKEEIQQSKNSNIRLLNVPKTIQTSETYDIEESSWQECGPSTTANFSAVGYFFGKKLQADLDVPIGLINSSWGGTDIETWTSWEASMNNEEYAKYAGQSVEKTLGYSTEDLDQFKQSLENDPAIKKKWYDSDTKLKGWKKMMVPKSWDGEYEDEDGIIWFRKKVTLPKGVEGMSGELNLGPIDDADITWVNGTKVGATDFWMANRNYKIAPDILKAGENTIMVSVKDNTSVGGINGKPEDVYLKVGDKKYPLAGEWDYKPSVTSSGYGFSKWGTGPNSFASLLYNGMIHPLVGFGIKGVIWYQGENNAGEAYRYRKLFPNMIKDWRAQWEDDFAFLWVQLASFMAIDEKPSESEWAELREAQNMTLALPKTGQAVITDIGEAFDIHPRNKKDVGIRLAHTALNVAYGKDVLPSGPVFEKLEKQGKQMVLSFSHIGRGLSTQDSSKYAYVKGFAIAGEDKEFVWAQAYISGEKVIVWSDKVEDPVAVRYGWANNPMEINLVNSDGLLASPFRTDNWKGITEDNKPE
- a CDS encoding galactose-binding domain-containing protein, producing the protein MNKLKFTWWLCSTLLCYYGTYAQTLRMSLNSVNPQIEWEIKPQDEVAASGFELSLPGHSMADYVKGLVPGVIFTAYVDAGLEKDPNFSDNIYQVDEAFYNRPFWYRTEFNLPEDYQEGKRVWLHFDNTNRYADFYFNGMKLSGNQVSTKDVSGQMLRTKYDVTDLVNRTGRNAIAVLITDADQKKSRESKEGFGVTASPTYLSAAGWDWMPYVPGRLAGITGDVYLNIAGDVTMEDPWIRSQLESNEVAYLFISSALKNASSSKMEAKISGVIQPGNIKFSKNITLEPGATSKIYIDKKDFSELIIKDPQLWWPNGYGEPNLYTCELTCSVDGVISDQKEITFGIKDYDYRFEKNAAGWPVMTFYINGQKLFLKGGNWGMSEYLLRCHGEEYETKIKLHKDMNYNMIRLWTGCVTDDEFYDYCDKHGIMVWDDFWLYVAYNDVANDEDFKANALDKVKRLRNHPSIALWCGANETHPKPELDNYLRAIVAQEDHNDRMYKSSSNQDGLSGSGWWGNQPPKHHFETSGSNLAWNDPPYPYGSDRGYGLRTEIGTATFPNYESIQLFIPEDQLWPLPTDEQLKEDDDNVWNKHFFGKEASNANPVNYKTAVNQQFGISSSLEEFAEKAQYLNIEVMKGMYEAWNDKMWHDASGLLIWMSQSAYPSFVWQTYDYYYDATGAYWGAKMASEPLHIQWNSSSNSVKAINTTSKDLMGATAKATIYNLQGKVLPEFGKEARVDVLSSNIAEAFKLNFNPGNIANGKKAVASSGNETVSLAVDGGAGSRWESAYSDEQWMYVDLGKEKLIENVVLKWEKAYAKAYEIQVSNDAISWETVYKTNNGIGGTENISLEPQKARYVSVKGIKRATEFGYSLYEIEVYGEQDRKNDFTPLHFIKLELADAQGNKLSENFYWRNGLNDLDYTGLNTLPSADLMCKLVERKGTKFWVSIRNNSKTVAFGNRLRLENSISRERVLPVIMSENYFTLMPGEERKISFEADQELLEGGVDLLLKQYGQEEENQLSVAF
- a CDS encoding sugar porter family MFS transporter; translation: MKNKLLRYAFIVSTVGFLFGFDSVVISGVNLPLKSLWESSDWFHGTFIISISLWGTVVGALLGGYPTERLGRKSTVLWVGVFFTVSAIGSALVNDPYSFSFFRFVGGLGAGVGSIAAPAYISEIATARDRGKLGMLFQFNIVFGILMAFLSNYLLDGTGGEDDWRWMLGIELVPALLFTVFIPFVPESPRWLIVSRNRYEEGRRVLTLSMSKSEAEQAFAQMLLRTESNKPSTVRLFSGKYRQILMISFLMAFFNQFSGISFVLFYAPEILEKAGLATSDSLLSSVSVGLVNLIFTFVGIYLIDRAGRKLLMYIGSVGYIISLFCIAYGFYFSMPAMFKLIFMLLFIASHAVGQGAVIWVFLSEIFPNEIRSFGQAWGSGLLNVFAAIIALFGAVLINSFAPWIVFVLFAGFMVLQLLFTHFIMPETKGVSLEDLERKLVK